The sequence below is a genomic window from Humulus lupulus chromosome 3, drHumLupu1.1, whole genome shotgun sequence.
ACCCAAATGACAGAAGAGGTGGCAGGTGTATTTTGAAAAAAGAGCTTGAAGATGCTAGGAGTTGGCTTGATCTTGGTCTGGTGGAAGAAATGAATTTACTGGGTACCTTTTACACATGGTCTAATAATCAAGAAGGGGATAATCGAATATACTCTAAACTAGATAGAGTCTTTTTCAATGAGGACTGGCTGGACATTTTCTCGTCTGTTATAGCTGCTGCTCATTGGGAAGTGTCTTCTGATCATTGTGCTGTTATTCTGAAGCAAACTGGTATTTCAAATGAGGGTTTTGCTCCTTTTCGGTTCTATAATATGTGGACAAGCCACCCTCAGTTCAGATCTACTGTCTTAACTAATTGGAACAAAGCTCTTAGAATAAAGGGATGTGGATTAGATCAAGTTTCTTGGAAACTTTTGTGACTGAAACATGAATTGAAGAAGTTCAATTGGAAGATTATTGGGGATGTGGCTAGGAACTTTGAAGACAGTAAAGCTGAGTTTCAAAAGGCTCGGTCTGATCTTTTCTCTGACCCGCAGAATCAGATTTTAGCTTCAGCAGAGAGAGTATCATTTCAGATATTTAAACAGCAAGAGACGATTTATGGCAGCTACCTTAGGCAAAAAAGTAAGATAGAGTGGATTCAATTCGGCAATGAAAATTCCTCCTACTTTCATGCCTATATAAAGCAACGGAAGAGAGCTAATAGGATTGCTTCTAATGTAACAGAAGATGGTAGAGTAGAGGACAGTTATCCTAAGGTAATTAGTCACTTTATTAACCATTTTAAATCAGTCCTGGGTTGTCCTAATAAAGCTACAGGGAATGTTGCTTATGCCATAACAAATTTGGGTCCTGTTTTGAGTATTGAAGACCAGCTGGAACTCATCAAACCTTTCTCAAACAAAGATGTTAAAGCAGCTTTGTTTAGTATCAGCTCTATAAAGAGTCCTGGTCCAGATGGTTTTGGGGCTGGGTTTTTCAAAAGCTTATGGAAAGACATAGGAAAGGAGGTTTCTAAGGCTGTCCTTGAATTTTTTTGAATCTGGGAATATTCCTAAAGCAATGAATAGTACTATTCTAACCCTTATCCCTAAGATGGATCACCCGAATACAACTGCTGATTTTAGGCCAATCGCCTGCTGCACTACTCTTTATAAATGGATTTCTAAAATGCTTTGTCATAGAGTGACCGGTATTCTTCCAAAGTTGGTTAACCAAAACCAAGGGGCGTTTATAAAAGATAGAACTCTTGCTCATAATGTCTTAATTCTCCAAGATCTCTTAAAGGGTTACAAAAGGAAGTATAGCTCTCCTCGGTGCTTATTGAAGATTGACTTGAGCAAAGCCTATGACTCAATCGATTGGGACTTTCTTGAAAACTTGCTGAAAGCTTTAAAATTTCCCGATCACTTCATAAAATGGATCATGATTTGTATGAGAGGTGCTTCTTATTGCCTTATGTTGAATGGTCGCCTTCATGGTAACTTTCAAAGAGGCAAAGGTCTTCGCCAAGGGGATCCCATTTCTCCGTTACTGTTTGTCATAGTTATGGAGTACCTTACTCGATCCTTATTTCAAGCAGCTAAAGGAAAAGGTTTCAAATTTCACCCACTTTGTAAATCTTTAAATCTAATTAGTCTATGTTTTGCTGATGATCTACTTATTGTGTGTAAAGCCAATACTAGCTCTATTCAAATTATTCAGCATACATTAGAGGAGTTTTCAGCTGCTTCAGGTCTACTTATCAATAAAAGCAAATCTAGAGCTTATTTTGGTGGGGTTTCGGACCAAGAAAAATCTGGTTTGCTGCATATCTTTCAGCTGAATGAAGGTGAGTTTCCCCTGACTTATCTTGGTCTGCCTTTGAGACCAACGAAGTGGAAGGCAATGGATTGTGACTTAATTCTAAAGAAGATTAGACAGAGACTTTGTGTTTGGGCTAGTAGGAACCTTTCCTATGCAGGACGGGTCCAGTTGATCCAATCTGTTTTGTTGGGTATTAGGATCTACTGGATGAGCATCTTCCTCTTACCTCAGAGTGTCCTAAAGGAGATTGATCATCTTTGCAGATTATTTCTTTGGGGAGGTAAAGGAAATAGGAGTAAGTTTCATCTTACATCTTGGGAGCTAGTTTGCTGCCCTAAGAGTCATGGTGGGTTAGGTTTCAAGGAGGGGCCTCTTTGGAATAGATTGCTGTTATCTAAATTCATTTGGGCTATCTCTTCTAAACAAGATTTTCTCTGGGTTAAATGGGTTAACTGTATTTACTTGAAGGGGACTCAGATTTGGGATTACAAGTTGCATCCGGATGCCAGTTAGTATTGGAAAAAATTGATCAAGATTAGCAAAGATCTCTCTTTTTCTTTGCTGGTTTCTGCATCAGCTAATGGAAATCTGGTTTTATCTAGACTGTATCAACTGTTTTTGTCTAGCAGCCCAAAGCCTATCATGAAATCAGTTTGGTGTTCTATTTCAGTGCCTAATCATAAGTTCATTCTTTGGCAAGCTGTTCTTCAAAAGTTGGCAACCAGGGATCTGTTAAGCTACTGTCATATTTCTCTTCCCTCCCTGTTGTGCCCGATCTGTGATCTATTGCCTGAAAATCACtctcatttattttttgagtGTGTTTTTTCTAGGAGAGTAGTGCAGTCTGTTTTTGATTGGATGCAAGGGCTCTGTTGGCCTTCTAACTTTTCAGATTGGTGCATTTGGCTGGAGGCAGACAGGAAGAACTTCAAAAACCGGATCACTCTAGTAGCTCTAGTAGCTTCAGTTTATTACATATGGTATACTCGGAACAGATGCCATTTTGACAGTAGTTGTCTTATGGTTTCTTCTGTAATCAGTTTGATTAAATCCTCTGTTTCAGCTAGAATACTTGGCTTAAAGCTTAGATCTAAGTCTATGGCTTCTAGAGCAAATCAAATGACTCAATTTTTGTCTAATCTGTATTGATTGAGAGCTGCTTTGCTCTGGTTTTATGGCTGTAATCTGTGTGTTGATCAATAAAATTCctttttcttgataaaaaaaaaaagagattacaaagaatttgggttttaattagggcataaaaccccaacaattttCCCTAGGAATTTTTTGAGTGTTGAATTCATGGATTCACAATGTTGTGTAGTTCTCATTCTTGCGACAAAAGTGCCCCTAATAAAAGTTTCGGCCCACATTTCCTTGGTGGCATATGTTTGTTGGCACCATTCATTATTTGTTAGCTGAAGTCTTTCAAGTAATGCGACCAACTTTATTTCGAACTCTTCCTTGATGTAGTAGATGTACATGAGATCCTTAAATGGTTCAAGGAAAAGTGGTTCTTTAACTCTTTTTTGAAGCATTTGAATTGATATGCCATGCGCATAGTTGATGTTTAGCATCAGGCATGTGTTCTTCAATTGCTTGTTTCATGGCCAAGTCTTGGTTAGTCATCACCACTCTCGACTTCTTTTGTCTATGACAATCTAGGAAAAATCTGAATAGCCACGAGTAAGAGACTTGCTTTTAATAAAGTAGAAGAGCAAACCCAAAAATGCAGGTGTTGAAATGGTGGTTGAAACTAACCATAACAGTGAGAGGCTTATTGTATTCATTGGTAATGTATGTAGTGTCGAGCCCCAGTACATCTCCAAAGGAAACATAATCCACAAAGAAATTGGCAAGATGATTGTCCTGATCAACCTGATATACCACAAAAATTGGGATCATTCTCAGAGAGGCATTCGAGAAAGCCTAATGCCCCATCAGAGTCTGTTTCTATTTATCTTCACATTTTTCTCCTGCCACTCTATTATAGACATCTCGAAGTTGGCATGGAAATCTTTGATAACCACCACTTTGAAGAGCCAAATGAGCCATTATATTAGTTGTTTTAATATCCACCTTATTCATTAGACCTCACTTGAGCCACCAAGCAATCAAAAACTACGCGGTTGGATCTCAAGAATTGCAGTTCACTTCCTGATGCAATTTGATGGTTGTGTATTGTATTGAACTCTTTACATAACCAATTGTTTGTGCCCTTCTGCCTAACCACACACAGTGCAACTTGGCAACCCGTTCTAATGAGAGGGTGTGAACTTTTTTTCGTTGGCTTTCTGAGGAACTTTCTCTTTGATAACTCTCATTGGAGCAAACCCATCTACGCATTATAATATGCCCTCCCACATGTTTAGTGTCATCTCTTCTTATGCTAAAACTTGCCCATTCACCGTAGATTTTGTAAAAACTCTCCCCACTTTTCTACTGAGTCAAGGAGCTTCCGAATAGCATCAACTATTTCAATCTCATTGATAAGGTTAGTTATGATTCGTTCTGCAGCTATGTTCACCTACTCTGGATCGGACGTACTTGGTATGTCTTCCATATTTTGTAATAAAAAGATTGAAAATCATACATTAGTTTTCATGAAATATTAATTTTGCAACATTAGAAACCTCAACCCTAACCCTTAATGTGAAGAAAACTAGATATTTTCTAGGAAAATGTGATTGAAAATACAACATATTTTTTTGTATGGGTCATAGGGCACAATTTTGGATAAGGCCCAGTAGCATGAGGTCATAAGAAACATAGTTTGTGGGTATGGATTTGTAATATTTAGGTAAATGTGTTGGATATAGTTCATGCAAAAGAATGACTAGGTTTGAGTACTAGCATAGCATTATTCTAAATTATGTTTATGTAATTTATAGTTCATTTTTGGTTCTCTAGCTTGGTTTTGATTAGTGGGGGACATAttaaacttgtagaaataaattatACTACATGTAATAATGAAGTGAAAATCACCAGAATTTGAGAATGTACTaatagtgtaatgccccaaatttcctagtaaggtctaggaccttgattaggaggccgtgagggccataattgctttattatgctatttaatgataatatgcatgtttaggtgtattaaatatgcatgtgaacccatttgtgattaattgggtgattttcatattttggccatttcgggcatttttggcatatatgtgaaatgggcgtggtgctttgttattatctggttatgccagggttacccagcacaagacgatcctaggaggtaagctagtgggaaagtcacaacgggatttaagcttgacttggagtaagtcaaggggtatttatagcattatcgggttattgggtaatgggaattaacatttggtgataaattgggagttagtaagaccagggggaaattctggaagttttgactataatgtccccgggggtattttcgggaccccgagcattaggttttattggaagctacttaagcttgaagtaaccttttaagaaataaaaagaaacgttctgtacgttctctctccctaaagttccctttacgtctcccgatcgcattttcgaagataacttgagttctaggactcggaatcaagcgaggatcgaggcatagcaatcctaaggagaattagaagcttattagccggaggatttagttggaaacaactcaatcagaggtaattcaagtttaagttttaagtttttaaaagtttttaagcttgaattggactttgtgaatcgttgggtttctagtttgtttgaaccttgggttttggtggttttggaccattggggagtttgggaactttgatttaatgatttgggaatttttagacatgtttttgggaggttttaaaaggttaaagcgaaggaaaaatggctgccccgaagttgggccgcggcccttgctcgatgaagcaggtgccttctctgtcttgctgggcgccgcggcgcttgcttctgGTGGTGCTGGGGGCCACGGCTCAGGGTGCCAGGGCTGCAGCttaggcaggcttttgagcccgtttgggtgttttgaccccagaaacatggttttaggccttgggatcattcctactacccggattagtgaggattgatgccttggaggctaagttttagttcaagggttggttttagagcttgaactcattggatcatcatttgtggttgtgactaggttaacactagaggcttggatcaggatcgtgcttgtggctcatttgttggtaacctgtgcttggacctaaggtaagaaaactgcaccccatatgtgacatgcatgtttatgattgatgcatgttgaatgtttaaatgtaaacattgatagcataacgaatgcttggcaatcttgcccatttgcatatgattattgttgaggcatgctggatgattaaatgtgatgcatgtgatgcacgagaaacatgtgattagggcatgccatgaatgatgagtatgagattagtcagagcttgagtctctgagtttgtgcatgatcataattatgctagcaactgtttagtaagcatgctgaatgccctattcttggataattggcatatgatacacattgatagcattgcttacctgtgcatggtactgactaattagtcagaatggtcttagcgtgtatcatgcaagccatcaaagatgaggtctatttgactatcagcattgaatgactcaaagagaattaatgccagaccgaccccgagggtcgatgaatgaaataagcgcttggaggctagtggcttactcagcagccactctcccatttgaattagtgacgtgcttgttagtcactcagtatggtttaccagaacctattgaaggttagaggcttacccaacagccacccttccatttgaatcagtgacatgcttgtcagtcactcagtatggtttaccagaacctattgaaggttagaggcttacccaacagccagccttccacttgaattagtgacttgcttgtcagccactcagtatggtttaccagaacctattgaaggttagaggcttacccaacagccacccttccacttgagttagtgactcgcttgtcggtcactcagcatggtttatcagaacctcaagtgttgcgacactcacttgatgaatattataagcgcttgaaggctagtggctaacctagcagccactcttccatttggttagtgacttgtttggcagtcactcatctgattaggattgacttaatagtcctccaatcagaaggccaggatttcttatcctggatacctcagcatctgtttgaactcatttgcatgctgaatagagctatgatagctaggcatgccagatatgattcgatatcatgatatgactgtttatgagcatatgagttttcttgctgggcttcggctcacgggtgctttgtggtgcaggtaaaggcaaaaggaagctggaccatccttgagttggagagcttaggtgatgacgtgtacatatgcagctgctcgaccaatacttgggcgaggtttgaaagtggaactagggctgaaccctgtttttgccgcttagaacggcctgttgtaaacactttcttgtaataaactctgaaattatatttttgggatcccaatgtatacagtaaacgttctagtgaaacgttatatcttaaccaaagtttttaacccctaaaccgctaatcacacttagttacacgtttatggccaaacaactcgattagcgagtttagcactgcttgcaatgtgcactgtagcggtccctggagttggggcgttacaaatagcAATAATACATATCTCAAAATAGGCTTGATCACTTACCTGAAATTGTTCTTCTCTTGCTCCAAGTACTATCATTGGAATCCCTTTGTCCTAGTTGTTGGAATGACCTGCTTTCAAACtatcttttgtaatattttgttagTTTTTTATGTAGGTTTTTCTTAACAAGATTCTACTATATTGAGTGAATATGTTAGTTGACAACATTAAGTGAAAATTTAAAGTTGTTGCCAACTTTGGCTATTCAACTAAATTATTAGAATGCATGGAGACGTGTGTTGTAGTACGTATAGTAAATGATAGTGACTTAGCTTATTTTATCTTATCTATCTACGCATAAACTgtttttgataaataaaattaggTCATTGCGAACGGGTTTGTCCTTTATATTCACTCACAGTGGTAGTTCATACATAGCATTAGTTGAACATAGAACCTCAGTGCCAACCTTGCTTATTACTTTGACACATGTATAATAGTATGCTTTATTTTTGAAACAAATTTCTCTGTGTTTATTATCCTTTGGTTATAGAAACTGTacaaatattagttatttaaaataatttacaatgtAGATGTTTCTTTTCTAAGTTAAAGAGTCAGCCAACAAAAAGTACGAAATTAGGGTTTTCTTACGTACTACGATAAGATATAGAAGCTTATAAAACTCTTTCTGAGATAGTGTCCGATTTATGTTGAATTCAATTCATTATTTTCTATTTTGCCTATTTTTCTTAATATATTATTTGTCATTCTTGACTTGCCAACTGTTGAAATGAGTGTGGCTGGTTATTGGGTGGTTTTCAATGAACCAAATGAAGGTATTTATGAGAGTTATGAAGCTGCAATCAATCAAACCCATGCGTTAGATTCGTTAATTAAGATCCTTCGTTATGAATCGTTTGTGGAAGCCTTTTATGCATCATGTCTTCATGCCTAATCTAGTTGTTGTTTCACTAGGGAGGAAGTCAGAGCACTTACATGTGGATGAATTTCCTTGCATGTAGGATTCTGATGATAATGAAGAACCTACTCTGGTTAACTTCCTAATTGAAGTAGGTGAAAGCTCTGAAGTACATGAGACCGTTTCATACGATAGTAATGACGGACCTAAGAGGcaagaagaaaaaggagaagaaggaAATGGTACGTGCACGGGGGAGGAAACAAAGGGAGCCACATCCAAGGGAGAAGAAGCAAAGGGAGAGGAAGCAGAAGGGGAGAAGTCTTCCACTGGTTTAAATCCATAAAACTAGACAGTGTACTACGTAACATAATGTAATGTATTGTACCAGTGACTTATGTTTTCTATTATGTTTTCCAAAATGTGCAATACTTGACGTTTTATCATAAAATAAGCCCCCCAAACTAACTTCTATATCATAAGAGTTTTAAAAATTGACATGAAATACTACAATaccataaattataaaaaaaagtacaaaataATAAGAGCTAACCAAAGCATACTAAAAATGGAGAACCGAAAAAACTGAACTATTAAACCGCATAaccgtactactactactaaccaTAAGAAATCATGACAATGAACGACAAGCAACATGGGGAGACAACTGCAGGAGGTAAACTGGTGTTAATCTAGTTCTATAACATTTATATGGTCCTTCCCTTTTTCTGGCTGTTTCTCCTCCGGTGGGTATTGAGGTATATCAACCTTGAAAAAGTCCAAAAACTCATCGATGTGCTGCTTAACATTTCTTGTTGTCTTGTTTGTGTCTTGTAGAAATCGTGCGCAATGGTACAAGAAGTTAGTAAGTTGGAGCGTTTCCTCTCTTGCCTGGGAGCCTAAATTGCTGGCCTCGTGAACTAAATGTTATATTTTTGGATAATGGATTCAAGTCTCATGCAGTTTGTACAACCATTTAAGGAAGCCGTACATAGTCTAGGACTACATAAAGACCTTGATGGAGTGTTCCTCTCAAAAGAAGGAGGAGGAGTATGGGTAGGACTTCCCCCAAAAGGATTGAATGGGTTGTTAGGATCCATATTTAAAATGGAGAAAATATGTTGGGTCTTTTCCTACGTAACTCAGTAGCAGGGTTTAGGGTCAAAAAATGAACATAATAGTGTTCCCCTTATACATAGTGAGATAAAGTAGGATTTAGATCCTAAGATTGTGTAATTTTCCCAAgtgtaaatttaattaaaaaataatttgtaaggTTAAAAACTCTTTAAATAATACCCTATCCCGTAATAATGGGAAATATCTTTCATAGATATAGATACATTGATCTTGACAAGATGTATGATAGTTCCCGTAAAGGTACAAGAAAACTTACTTGTAGTGCGCTTCAAGAAGCTCTCAGTACAACATTATGAAAGATTTTCGTAAAggtatattaaattaaaaaataatttgtttattaaaaaaCATCTTCAATTAA
It includes:
- the LOC133825405 gene encoding uncharacterized protein LOC133825405, encoding MGDFNAAFYPNDRRGGRCILKKELEDARSWLDLGLVEEMNLLGTFYTWSNNQEGDNRIYSKLDRVFFNEDWLDIFSSVIAAAHWEVSSDHCAVILKQTGISNEGFAPFRFYNMWTSHPQFRSTVLTNWNKALRIKGCGLDQIIGDVARNFEDSKAEFQKARSDLFSDPQNQILASAERVSFQIFKQQETIYGSYLRQKSKIEWIQFGNENSSYFHAYIKQRKRANRIASNVTEDGRVEDSYPKVISHFINHFKSVLGCPNKATGNVAYAITNLGPVLSIEDQLELIKPFSNKDVKAALFSISSIKSPGPDGFGAGFFKSLWKDIGKEVSKAVLEFF